One part of the Culicoides brevitarsis isolate CSIRO-B50_1 unplaced genomic scaffold, AGI_CSIRO_Cbre_v1 contig_23, whole genome shotgun sequence genome encodes these proteins:
- the LOC134836415 gene encoding uncharacterized protein LOC134836415, translated as MDEALAADFNHIEQSSTPKRITKSTRFLNNAIWRYFSFDSNSGTAVCLIDNCRCKIRSKQPSNLICHIKGVHKNKSDVILNDIDGKNNTRRGTKRKADAPILKIKMHEVDILRSTIGMVCEDLIPFTFMNSANFRPRL; from the exons ATGGACGAAGCTCTCGcag CCGATTTCAATCATATTGAACAAAGCAGTACACCGAAAAG AATAACTAAATCTAcgcgatttttaaataatgcgATATGGCGATATTTTAGCTTCGATTCAAACAGCGGAACCGCTGTTTGTTTGATAGATAATTGTCGTTGTAAGATTCGGTCAAAACAACCATCAAACTTGATTTGTCATATTAAAGGTGTCCACAAAAACAAATCCGACGTCATACTTAATGATATTGAtggtaaaaataatacaagGCGTGGTACAAAACGAAAAGCAGATGCTCcaattttaaag ataaaaatgcaTGAAGTCGATATTTTGCGTAGCACAATTGGAATGGTTTGTGAGGATTTAATTCCTTTCACCTTTATGAATAGCGCTAATTTTCGACCCCGTTTGTGA